In a single window of the Nocardiopsis composta genome:
- a CDS encoding HNH endonuclease family protein, producing the protein MSRSPRRPSSSRGPRDRRRTGAYITIVAALAIVAFVVLVIDHGLTGALRVLVGQDPEGGRGTPGPGTSADAEQAQRLLAEIPVEEPRPRGDYERDEFGSSWVDTDDNGCSTRHDILARDLDRVQVAGDCKVTEGVLDDPYTGERLEFTSEDPQAVQIDHVVPLSLAWRMGASEWDRDTRIEFANDPDNLLASDGPANMSKGDAGPGEWQPYEGFQCEYAVAYVEVTHRYELAVSAEDREGLDRMLGTCA; encoded by the coding sequence ATGTCCCGTTCTCCCCGGCGCCCCTCCTCCTCGCGCGGCCCCCGCGACCGCCGCAGGACCGGCGCCTACATCACCATCGTCGCGGCCCTCGCGATCGTGGCCTTCGTCGTGCTGGTGATCGACCACGGCCTGACCGGGGCGCTGCGGGTGCTCGTCGGCCAGGACCCGGAAGGCGGCCGGGGCACCCCCGGCCCCGGCACCTCCGCCGACGCCGAGCAGGCGCAGCGGCTGCTGGCGGAGATCCCCGTCGAGGAGCCGCGCCCCCGCGGCGACTACGAGCGGGACGAGTTCGGTTCCTCCTGGGTGGACACCGACGACAACGGCTGCTCCACCCGGCACGACATCCTCGCCCGCGACCTGGACCGGGTGCAGGTCGCCGGCGACTGCAAGGTCACCGAGGGCGTGCTGGACGACCCCTACACCGGGGAGCGGCTGGAGTTCACCTCGGAGGACCCGCAGGCGGTGCAGATCGACCACGTGGTGCCGCTCTCGCTGGCCTGGCGGATGGGCGCCTCGGAGTGGGACCGCGACACCCGGATCGAGTTCGCCAACGACCCCGACAACCTGCTGGCCTCCGACGGCCCGGCGAACATGTCCAAGGGCGACGCCGGGCCGGGGGAGTGGCAGCCCTACGAGGGCTTCCAGTGCGAGTACGCGGTGGCCTACGTCGAGGTGACGCACCGCTACGAGCTGGCGGTCTCCGCCGAGGACCGGGAGGGCCTCGACCGGATGCTCGGCACCTGCGCCTGA
- a CDS encoding GNAT family N-acetyltransferase: MIEMSALREKPTLTGERVRLVPLSEEHTDDFYASANDDEIRRLTGTHRVFGYEEVREWCAGRPGRPDRLDLAILSRPEGRFVGELALLDVDPENESAAYRIALSALEFTGQGIGKEATRLLLRYAFDEVGLHRVWLEVYSFNMRAIAVYRSCGFAVEGRLRDALLWEGRRHDALVMGVLEQDFRKAGG, from the coding sequence ATGATCGAGATGAGCGCGCTGCGTGAGAAACCGACCCTGACGGGTGAGCGGGTACGGCTGGTACCGCTGTCCGAAGAGCACACCGACGACTTCTACGCCTCCGCCAACGACGACGAGATCCGCCGGCTGACCGGGACCCACCGGGTCTTCGGCTACGAGGAGGTCCGCGAGTGGTGCGCCGGCCGGCCCGGGCGGCCGGACCGGCTGGACCTGGCCATCCTGTCCCGGCCCGAGGGCAGGTTCGTCGGCGAGCTCGCGCTGCTCGACGTCGATCCGGAGAACGAGAGCGCGGCCTACCGGATCGCCCTGTCCGCCCTGGAGTTCACCGGGCAGGGCATCGGCAAGGAGGCCACCCGGCTGCTGCTGCGCTATGCCTTCGACGAGGTCGGCCTGCACCGGGTCTGGCTGGAGGTCTACTCCTTCAACATGCGCGCCATCGCGGTCTACCGCTCCTGCGGCTTCGCGGTGGAGGGCCGGCTGCGCGACGCCCTGCTCTGGGAGGGCCGTCGGCACGACGCCCTGGTGATGGGCGTGCTGGAGCAGGACTTCCGCAAGGCCGGCGGCTAG
- a CDS encoding phosphoadenylyl-sulfate reductase, with translation MSATGTRADGGRIAAEDEERRALAERAARELEGAPAREVIAWAAETFGDRLCMTSSMADALMVDLVSRTVPGIDVIFLDTGYHFAETIGTRDAVAAMYPINLVNVEPRRTVAEQDRDLGPRLHGRNPSICCHLRKVEPLKEALEPYDAWLSGLRRDDAATRRDIGVVQWDRRRRMVKVNPIASWTQEEVDAYMAENGVIVNPLQYDGYPSIGCAPCTSRVEPGADPRSGRWAGLGKTECGIHL, from the coding sequence ATGAGCGCCACCGGCACCCGCGCCGACGGCGGACGGATCGCCGCCGAGGACGAGGAGCGGCGCGCCCTGGCCGAGCGCGCCGCCCGCGAGCTGGAGGGGGCCCCGGCCCGGGAGGTCATCGCCTGGGCGGCGGAGACCTTCGGCGACCGGCTGTGCATGACCTCCTCGATGGCCGACGCCCTCATGGTCGACCTGGTCTCCAGGACCGTGCCGGGCATCGACGTGATCTTCCTGGACACCGGCTACCACTTCGCCGAGACCATCGGCACCCGCGACGCGGTCGCGGCGATGTACCCGATCAACCTGGTCAACGTGGAGCCGCGGCGCACCGTGGCCGAGCAGGACCGCGACCTGGGGCCGCGGCTGCACGGCCGCAACCCCTCCATCTGCTGCCACCTGCGCAAGGTGGAGCCGCTGAAGGAGGCCCTGGAGCCCTACGACGCCTGGCTCAGCGGGCTGCGCCGGGACGACGCGGCGACCCGGCGCGACATCGGCGTCGTCCAGTGGGACCGGCGCCGGCGGATGGTCAAAGTCAACCCGATCGCCTCCTGGACCCAGGAGGAGGTCGACGCCTACATGGCCGAGAACGGCGTCATCGTCAACCCGCTCCAGTACGACGGCTACCCCTCGATCGGCTGCGCGCCCTGCACCAGCCGCGTCGAGCCGGGCGCCGACCCGCGCAGCGGCCGCTGGGCGGGGCTGGGCAAGACCGAATGCGGGATCCACCTATGA
- a CDS encoding Uma2 family endonuclease — translation MSVTAPERRRSSEAVFGPAEDSSLRVAAQKTAELLPDGYRVEILGGNIVVSPTPTNKHNGVIRRVLLQLENQLPESRITLQTTSVGWAGEDDDIVIPDLVILPVEAEDDDVWLNSPDVIDFALEVVSRGNSMIDTKIKPGVYAGMAIPVYLILDPRDGAITCYSDPRGGTYRSVHHWKFGDTVVLPAPLKDVEIETGGLPRYGG, via the coding sequence ATGTCTGTTACAGCACCCGAGCGGCGCAGGTCGTCCGAGGCCGTTTTCGGTCCTGCGGAGGACTCTTCGCTGCGCGTGGCCGCGCAGAAGACAGCCGAGTTGCTCCCCGACGGCTATCGGGTGGAGATCCTCGGAGGAAACATCGTCGTTTCCCCTACCCCGACGAACAAGCACAACGGCGTGATCCGGCGCGTTCTCCTCCAGCTGGAGAATCAGCTTCCGGAAAGCCGAATCACCCTGCAGACCACCTCGGTCGGCTGGGCCGGAGAGGATGACGACATCGTCATTCCCGATCTGGTCATTCTTCCCGTCGAGGCCGAGGACGACGATGTCTGGCTCAACTCTCCTGACGTCATCGATTTCGCTTTGGAAGTGGTCTCCAGAGGGAATTCCATGATCGACACCAAGATCAAGCCCGGCGTCTACGCGGGGATGGCCATTCCCGTCTACCTGATCCTGGACCCGCGGGATGGGGCGATCACTTGCTATTCAGATCCTCGGGGCGGCACCTATCGGAGCGTGCACCATTGGAAGTTCGGCGACACCGTCGTGCTGCCCGCCCCGCTGAAGGACGTGGAGATCGAGACCGGGGGCCTGCCCCGCTACGGCGGCTGA
- a CDS encoding phosphoribosyltransferase family protein → MSPVPVSLPFTDRAEAGRGLAERVRPFAVTDPVVLALPRGGAPVGAELAHRLGIPLDVLLVRKIGLPGHPEFGVGAIAEDGHACLDHAALARHHVSPSALTSTVEAEREELRRRLQVYRGGRPGPVLTGRDVIVVDDGAATGGTARAALRMVRRRRPARLVLAVPVASPSALQALRTEADETVVLSAPENFQAVGEWYRDFEQLTDSEVTALLAEAVTPGEAETGWTVHIEAGGVRLDGDLAAPEKVRGAVLLGLGHERHAAQQRAVAAAMRDAGFATLLLDLVTPQEWEESQGAPEIGPGELGARLAEGVRWLRGSTDLAGPRVALFGSGAAAPAALAAAAAIPADVGAVAVLGGRIDMAEEHLPGVRAPTLVLVPGDDSFIRELTEWAVGRMPVPAELRVVPGAEGLLPGGEEGRAVGGAAAEWFARHL, encoded by the coding sequence ATGAGCCCAGTACCCGTATCGCTGCCGTTCACCGACCGCGCCGAGGCCGGCCGCGGGCTCGCCGAGCGGGTCCGCCCGTTCGCCGTCACCGATCCCGTCGTGCTGGCCCTGCCGCGCGGCGGGGCCCCGGTCGGCGCGGAGCTCGCCCACCGCCTCGGCATCCCGCTCGACGTCCTGCTGGTCCGCAAGATCGGCCTGCCCGGGCACCCCGAGTTCGGGGTCGGCGCGATCGCCGAGGACGGCCACGCCTGCCTGGACCACGCCGCGCTGGCCCGGCACCACGTCTCCCCGAGCGCACTGACCTCCACCGTCGAGGCCGAGCGGGAGGAGCTCCGCCGCCGTCTGCAGGTCTACCGGGGCGGCCGCCCCGGTCCGGTGCTGACCGGCCGGGACGTCATCGTGGTGGACGACGGCGCGGCCACCGGCGGCACCGCGCGGGCGGCGCTGCGGATGGTGCGCCGGCGCCGCCCGGCGCGGCTGGTGCTGGCCGTCCCGGTGGCCTCCCCCTCGGCACTGCAGGCGCTGCGCACCGAGGCCGACGAGACGGTGGTGCTCAGCGCCCCGGAGAACTTCCAGGCGGTCGGGGAGTGGTACCGCGACTTCGAGCAGCTCACCGACTCCGAGGTGACCGCCCTGCTGGCGGAGGCGGTGACCCCCGGGGAGGCCGAGACCGGGTGGACGGTGCACATCGAGGCCGGCGGGGTCCGGCTCGACGGCGACCTGGCCGCCCCGGAGAAGGTGCGCGGCGCCGTGCTGCTCGGCCTGGGGCACGAGCGGCACGCCGCCCAGCAGCGGGCGGTGGCCGCGGCGATGCGCGACGCCGGATTCGCCACCCTGCTGCTGGACCTGGTCACCCCGCAGGAATGGGAGGAGTCCCAGGGGGCGCCGGAGATCGGCCCGGGGGAGCTGGGCGCCCGGCTCGCCGAGGGGGTGCGCTGGCTGCGCGGTTCCACCGACCTGGCCGGCCCCCGGGTGGCGCTGTTCGGCTCGGGCGCCGCGGCTCCGGCCGCGCTGGCCGCCGCGGCCGCCATCCCGGCGGACGTCGGGGCGGTGGCGGTCCTGGGCGGGCGGATCGACATGGCCGAGGAGCACCTGCCCGGGGTGCGCGCGCCGACCCTGGTGCTGGTGCCCGGGGACGACTCCTTCATCCGCGAGCTCACCGAGTGGGCGGTGGGCCGGATGCCGGTCCCCGCGGAGCTGCGCGTGGTCCCCGGGGCGGAAGGGCTGCTGCCGGGCGGCGAGGAGGGCCGCGCCGTGGGCGGGGCCGCCGCGGAGTGGTTCGCCCGGCACCTGTGA
- a CDS encoding nitrite/sulfite reductase, which yields MPPSTTSRPRPRRGEGQWALGYREPLNKNEENKKNDDGLNVRQRIIDVYSKAGFDSIDPADLRGRFRWFGLYTQRAPGIDGGKTAVLEPEELDDRYFMLRIRIDGGQLTVAQLRTIAEISTAYGRDTADITDRQNVQLHWVRIEDVPAIWEKLEAVGLSTTEACGDTPRVILGCPLAGIAEDEVIDASPQIRQIYDEHIGSPLFSNLPRKFKTSVSGCSVHCVNHEINDVAFAGVTGPDGTPGYDLYVGGGLSTNPMFARRLGTFIAPERVSEVWAGVCAIFRDYGYRRLRHRARIKFLIKDWGPERFREVLEQEYLGYRLPDGPEPVLDPGVRRDHIGVHRQRDGRYYVGFAPRVGRVSGTKLARIADIAEAHGSDRIRTTADQKLVVLDVEESRTEAVTAALEAEDLQVRPSVFRRQTMACTGIEFCKLAIVETKARGASLIDELEKRLPDFPEPVSININGCPNSCARIQVADIGLKGQLVTDADGRQVEGYQVHLGGAMGLNASFGRKVRGLKTTAEELPDYVERVLRRFLEQREEGEPFALWAARADDADLT from the coding sequence ATGCCTCCTTCCACGACGTCCCGACCCCGCCCGCGCCGGGGCGAGGGCCAATGGGCCCTCGGCTACCGGGAGCCGCTCAACAAGAACGAGGAGAACAAGAAGAACGACGACGGGCTCAACGTCCGCCAGCGCATCATCGACGTCTACTCCAAGGCCGGCTTCGACTCGATCGACCCCGCCGACCTGCGGGGCCGGTTCCGCTGGTTCGGGCTGTACACCCAGCGCGCCCCGGGCATCGACGGCGGCAAGACGGCGGTCCTGGAGCCGGAGGAGCTCGACGACCGCTACTTCATGCTGCGGATCCGCATCGACGGCGGCCAGCTCACCGTCGCCCAGCTGCGCACCATCGCGGAGATCTCCACCGCCTACGGCCGCGACACCGCCGACATCACCGACCGGCAGAACGTGCAGCTGCACTGGGTGCGCATCGAGGACGTCCCGGCGATCTGGGAGAAGCTGGAGGCGGTGGGCCTGTCCACCACCGAGGCGTGCGGCGACACCCCGCGGGTCATCCTCGGCTGCCCGCTCGCCGGGATCGCCGAGGACGAGGTCATCGACGCCTCCCCGCAGATCCGGCAGATCTATGACGAGCACATCGGCAGCCCGCTCTTCTCCAACCTGCCGCGCAAGTTCAAGACCTCGGTCTCCGGCTGCTCGGTGCACTGCGTCAACCACGAGATCAACGACGTCGCCTTCGCCGGCGTGACCGGCCCGGACGGGACGCCCGGCTACGACCTGTACGTCGGCGGCGGGCTCTCCACCAACCCGATGTTCGCCCGGCGGCTGGGCACCTTCATCGCCCCGGAGCGGGTCTCCGAGGTGTGGGCCGGGGTGTGCGCGATCTTCCGCGACTACGGCTACCGGCGGCTGCGGCACCGCGCCCGGATCAAGTTCCTGATCAAGGACTGGGGGCCGGAGCGGTTCCGCGAGGTGCTGGAGCAGGAGTACCTGGGCTACCGGCTGCCCGACGGCCCGGAGCCGGTGCTCGACCCGGGCGTGCGCCGCGACCACATCGGCGTGCACCGGCAGCGGGACGGCCGCTACTACGTCGGCTTCGCCCCCCGGGTGGGCCGGGTCTCCGGCACCAAGCTGGCCCGGATCGCCGACATCGCCGAGGCGCACGGCTCGGACCGGATCCGCACCACCGCCGACCAGAAGCTGGTCGTGCTGGACGTGGAGGAGTCCCGGACCGAGGCCGTCACCGCCGCGCTGGAGGCCGAGGACCTGCAGGTCCGGCCGAGCGTGTTCCGCCGCCAGACGATGGCCTGCACCGGCATCGAGTTCTGCAAGCTGGCCATCGTGGAGACCAAGGCGCGCGGCGCCTCGCTCATCGACGAGCTGGAGAAGCGGCTGCCCGACTTCCCCGAGCCGGTCAGCATCAACATCAACGGCTGCCCCAACTCCTGCGCCCGGATCCAGGTCGCCGACATCGGCCTCAAGGGCCAGCTGGTCACCGACGCCGACGGCCGCCAGGTCGAGGGCTACCAGGTGCACCTGGGCGGCGCCATGGGCCTCAACGCCTCGTTCGGCCGCAAGGTGCGCGGGCTGAAGACCACCGCGGAGGAGCTTCCCGACTACGTCGAGCGGGTGCTCCGCCGCTTCCTGGAGCAGCGCGAGGAGGGCGAGCCCTTCGCGCTGTGGGCCGCCCGCGCCGACGACGCGGACCTCACGTGA
- a CDS encoding MFS transporter: MSSERWLQRTAPPDRTAVRARAAVAVLFAVNGFAYTNVVPWLPALKSGLELSNAELGAAIAAMPFGALLTGMLAGPLIARWGSGRASVAAGVLVALVLPLVAFAPGWWALALALFAVGCGDAWMDAAMNTHGLRVQQRYGRTIINTFHAVWSVAAVCGGLAGSAAAGTGVPLPVHLAAVSLVLLAALAWAGRNLLPETAGGAEEAPGESARERPAGAVRRLRAAAGALRGAAPLLLALSLLLMAAGAIEDSAASWGAVYMRTELDAAAFLAGMPFVACQAMMTLGRLTGDRLTDRFGAAAVVRAGALVSAAGVAVAVLVPSQAAGIAGFGLLGLGVATLFPLTLAAAGAVPGVRSGDGVAVVGWLGRVGFLVFPPMIGAIADAASLGAALWTVGAAGLLAAALAGAVRPRPAP, translated from the coding sequence ATGTCATCGGAGCGATGGCTGCAGCGGACCGCTCCCCCGGACCGGACGGCGGTGCGGGCACGCGCCGCCGTCGCGGTGCTGTTCGCGGTCAACGGGTTCGCCTACACCAACGTGGTGCCGTGGCTGCCCGCGCTCAAGAGCGGGCTGGAGCTGTCCAACGCGGAGCTGGGCGCCGCGATCGCGGCGATGCCGTTCGGCGCGCTGCTCACCGGGATGCTCGCCGGGCCGCTCATCGCCCGCTGGGGCAGCGGCCGGGCCTCGGTGGCCGCCGGCGTGCTCGTCGCCCTGGTGCTGCCGCTGGTCGCGTTCGCCCCCGGCTGGTGGGCGCTGGCCCTGGCGCTGTTCGCCGTCGGGTGCGGCGACGCCTGGATGGACGCGGCGATGAACACCCACGGGCTGCGGGTGCAGCAGCGGTACGGGCGGACCATCATCAACACCTTCCACGCGGTGTGGAGCGTGGCCGCGGTCTGCGGCGGCCTGGCCGGCTCGGCGGCGGCCGGGACCGGGGTGCCGCTCCCGGTGCACCTGGCCGCGGTGTCGCTGGTGCTGCTCGCCGCTCTGGCCTGGGCCGGCCGGAACCTGCTGCCGGAGACCGCGGGCGGGGCGGAGGAGGCCCCCGGGGAGTCCGCACGGGAGCGGCCCGCCGGGGCGGTGCGGCGGCTGCGCGCCGCGGCGGGGGCGCTGCGCGGGGCCGCCCCGCTGCTGCTCGCGCTCAGCCTGCTCCTCATGGCGGCCGGCGCGATCGAGGACTCCGCCGCCTCCTGGGGCGCGGTGTACATGCGCACCGAGCTGGATGCGGCCGCGTTCCTGGCGGGCATGCCGTTCGTGGCCTGCCAGGCGATGATGACGCTGGGCCGGCTGACCGGCGACCGGCTCACCGACCGGTTCGGCGCGGCGGCGGTGGTGCGCGCCGGCGCGCTGGTCTCCGCCGCGGGGGTGGCGGTGGCCGTGCTGGTGCCGTCCCAGGCCGCGGGGATCGCCGGGTTCGGCCTGCTGGGCCTGGGGGTGGCGACGCTGTTCCCGCTCACCCTGGCCGCCGCGGGCGCCGTCCCCGGGGTGCGCAGCGGCGACGGCGTGGCCGTCGTCGGCTGGCTGGGCCGGGTCGGGTTCCTGGTCTTCCCGCCGATGATCGGCGCGATCGCCGACGCGGCCTCGCTGGGCGCGGCGCTGTGGACGGTGGGCGCCGCGGGCCTGCTGGCCGCGGCCCTGGCCGGCGCGGTCCGCCCCCGCCCGGCGCCCTGA
- a CDS encoding WhiB family transcriptional regulator, with product MSQVRRQAALRPRPSWGWQDAAGCRGEDLVLFFGPDGERQPEREIRERKAKEICAQCPVRTECLDYAISRPEKYGTWGGLNEDERASERRRRMRRANAAA from the coding sequence ATGTCTCAGGTACGTCGGCAGGCCGCGCTGCGCCCCCGCCCGAGCTGGGGGTGGCAGGATGCCGCCGGCTGCCGGGGCGAGGACCTCGTGCTCTTCTTCGGCCCGGACGGCGAGCGCCAGCCGGAGCGGGAGATCCGCGAGCGCAAGGCCAAGGAGATCTGCGCCCAGTGCCCGGTGCGCACCGAATGTCTCGACTACGCGATCTCGCGTCCCGAGAAGTACGGCACCTGGGGCGGCCTCAACGAGGACGAGCGCGCGTCCGAGCGCCGGCGCCGAATGCGCCGCGCCAACGCCGCGGCCTGA
- a CDS encoding LPXTG cell wall anchor domain-containing protein: MSHARRAFGVAAAGLLAAGFSAAPALADADEQAVEPVEAPVEPAEGSPQGTLITLEVDNPLDPILDPILPDPPDPEPPAPDPTDPPLPPDPTDPPEPPDPTDPPEPPDPTDPPEPPDPTDPPEPPDPTDPPEPPDPDPTDPPDPGNPPNPDEPTPPPADDHPGGDGGSGDSGDGSASGGTSASGGGAAAGDQGPAELPKTGAGDLDGFVLGGVLATGLGALTIYASRRKAAPLA, from the coding sequence ATGTCGCACGCACGACGCGCGTTCGGCGTCGCGGCCGCGGGCCTGCTGGCGGCCGGCTTCTCGGCGGCGCCGGCCCTGGCCGACGCCGACGAGCAGGCGGTCGAGCCGGTCGAAGCACCGGTCGAGCCGGCCGAGGGGTCCCCCCAGGGCACCCTCATCACGCTCGAGGTCGACAACCCGCTGGACCCGATCCTCGACCCGATCCTCCCCGACCCGCCGGACCCGGAGCCCCCGGCCCCGGACCCGACGGACCCGCCGCTGCCGCCGGACCCGACGGACCCCCCGGAACCCCCGGACCCGACCGATCCTCCGGAGCCGCCGGACCCGACCGACCCGCCCGAGCCGCCGGACCCGACGGATCCCCCGGAGCCGCCGGACCCGACGGACCCGCCCGAGCCCCCGGACCCCGACCCCACGGACCCGCCGGACCCGGGCAACCCGCCGAACCCGGATGAGCCGACGCCTCCGCCGGCCGACGATCACCCCGGTGGTGACGGCGGCTCGGGCGACTCCGGCGACGGTTCGGCTTCGGGTGGGACCTCCGCCTCCGGCGGCGGTGCCGCCGCGGGCGACCAGGGCCCGGCGGAGCTGCCGAAGACCGGCGCCGGCGACCTGGACGGCTTCGTCCTGGGCGGCGTGCTCGCCACCGGCCTCGGCGCGCTGACGATCTACGCCAGCCGCCGCAAGGCCGCCCCGCTGGCCTGA
- a CDS encoding putative leader peptide, whose translation MMAAIDPMLYVRRHVDLLRVSSAICRHVG comes from the coding sequence ATGATGGCTGCGATCGACCCCATGCTCTACGTGCGCCGGCACGTGGACCTGCTCCGGGTCAGCAGCGCCATCTGTCGCCACGTCGGCTGA
- a CDS encoding sirohydrochlorin chelatase encodes MTSDPTRSAHRPAPLLAIAHGSADPRSSAAVERIFDRVRALRPDLDVRTAYLDHVDPGAEAALTRLAADGAGEAVVLPALLTAAYHSRVDLPEVLERVSAAGPWLRIRYAATLGPHPWLLDAVERRLHEAGVRASPDTSLVLASAGSSDPEANAVVARAAEQLAARGPWRSVVPAFASMASPTPAQAVARLRAGGAPRVAVATYLIAPGLFSDRVRDQSLAEGAAAVSEPLGDLPELAALALHRYTEALQSEPSFPRLPAR; translated from the coding sequence ATGACCAGTGACCCGACGCGTTCCGCGCACCGCCCGGCGCCGCTCCTGGCGATCGCCCACGGCAGCGCCGACCCGCGCTCCTCCGCCGCCGTCGAGCGGATCTTCGACCGGGTCCGGGCGCTCCGCCCGGACCTGGACGTCCGCACGGCCTACCTGGACCACGTCGACCCCGGCGCCGAGGCGGCGCTGACCCGCCTGGCCGCCGACGGCGCGGGCGAGGCCGTGGTGCTGCCCGCGCTGCTCACCGCCGCCTACCACAGCCGGGTGGACCTGCCCGAGGTGCTGGAGCGGGTGAGCGCGGCCGGTCCGTGGCTGCGCATCCGCTACGCCGCCACCCTGGGGCCGCACCCCTGGCTGCTGGACGCGGTGGAGCGGCGGCTGCACGAGGCGGGGGTCCGGGCGTCCCCGGACACCTCCCTGGTCCTCGCCTCGGCCGGCTCCAGTGACCCGGAGGCCAACGCGGTGGTGGCCCGGGCCGCCGAGCAGCTGGCCGCCCGCGGCCCGTGGCGCTCGGTGGTCCCGGCGTTCGCCTCGATGGCCTCGCCCACCCCGGCGCAGGCCGTCGCCCGGCTGCGCGCCGGCGGCGCCCCGCGGGTCGCCGTGGCCACCTACCTGATCGCCCCCGGCCTCTTCTCCGACCGGGTCCGCGACCAGTCCCTGGCCGAGGGCGCCGCCGCGGTCTCCGAACCGCTCGGCGACCTCCCCGAACTGGCCGCCCTGGCCCTGCACCGCTACACCGAGGCGCTGCAGAGCGAACCGTCCTTCCCCCGCCTGCCCGCCCGCTGA
- a CDS encoding YhjD/YihY/BrkB family envelope integrity protein — MRGFVDGWRAAAEEWIRRHPVPGRPVLLIARTVRSVARTRIVGLAAESAFFSLLSLPALLLGLIGTLGHLSGFFGEQTVQRIRTQILDLSADALTQHTVDTLVAPLVDDFLRGAQGGVLSLTFLVSLWSGSRALNVFIEAITIAYGLDGLRGYIRQRILALLSYLGALVFALAVLPVMVVGPEMVHRLLPVTAGRLGAAYWPAVAGMTVLAVALLYLVAVPERVAFWRHLPGAVLATAILLLGSVVLRLYFGASFGQVTIYGSLAAPIAVVAWLWVMALAVLIGSALNAEIDLMWPTQRTAEARAELAARRFARATRQVERHEQALQVAQERNGEDGGAEPGGPTGVGRLLRRFGENGGGAREDGGREPAAEDGADAPAGEAGRPTGSGRGPAAGEPAGDPAAEPSSAGRAEGAPPGEEAENPLSAGKAGDTARETGAPADRPEHRPAGEDGPPAGGPPAESEEGPAEEPRPEPEQDGDPAADARGPGRSAPGGGGPPQS, encoded by the coding sequence GTGAGGGGCTTTGTGGACGGATGGCGCGCCGCAGCGGAGGAGTGGATCCGCCGGCACCCGGTCCCGGGCCGCCCGGTGCTGCTCATCGCGCGGACCGTGCGGTCGGTGGCCCGCACTCGCATCGTCGGGCTCGCCGCGGAGTCCGCGTTCTTCTCGCTGCTCTCCCTGCCCGCCCTGCTGCTCGGGCTGATCGGCACGCTCGGCCACTTGAGCGGGTTCTTCGGCGAGCAGACCGTGCAGCGGATCCGCACCCAGATCCTGGACCTGTCCGCGGACGCGCTCACCCAGCACACGGTGGACACCCTGGTCGCCCCGCTGGTCGACGACTTCCTCCGCGGCGCCCAGGGCGGCGTGCTCTCGCTGACCTTCCTGGTCTCGCTCTGGTCGGGCTCGCGGGCCCTGAACGTGTTCATCGAGGCCATCACCATCGCCTACGGCCTGGACGGGCTGCGCGGCTACATCCGCCAGCGCATCCTGGCGCTCCTGTCCTACCTGGGCGCCCTGGTCTTCGCGCTGGCCGTGCTGCCGGTGATGGTGGTCGGCCCGGAGATGGTGCACCGGCTGCTGCCGGTGACCGCGGGCCGGCTGGGCGCCGCCTACTGGCCGGCGGTCGCCGGGATGACCGTGCTCGCCGTCGCCCTGCTGTACCTGGTGGCGGTGCCGGAGCGGGTCGCGTTCTGGCGGCATCTGCCCGGCGCGGTGCTGGCCACCGCGATCCTGCTCCTCGGCTCGGTGGTGCTCCGGCTCTACTTCGGCGCCTCCTTCGGGCAGGTCACCATCTACGGGTCGCTGGCGGCGCCGATCGCGGTGGTGGCCTGGCTGTGGGTGATGGCGCTGGCGGTGCTCATCGGGTCGGCGCTCAACGCCGAGATCGACCTGATGTGGCCGACGCAGCGCACCGCGGAGGCCCGCGCCGAGCTCGCGGCGCGCCGCTTCGCCCGGGCCACCCGCCAGGTCGAGCGGCACGAGCAGGCCCTGCAGGTCGCCCAGGAGCGCAACGGGGAGGACGGCGGCGCCGAGCCCGGCGGCCCCACCGGAGTCGGCCGCCTGCTCCGCAGGTTCGGCGAGAACGGCGGCGGGGCCCGGGAAGACGGGGGCCGGGAACCCGCCGCGGAGGACGGGGCCGATGCGCCCGCCGGGGAGGCCGGGCGGCCGACCGGGAGCGGCCGGGGACCCGCCGCCGGCGAACCGGCCGGGGACCCGGCCGCGGAGCCCTCCTCGGCGGGGAGGGCGGAAGGCGCCCCGCCCGGCGAGGAGGCGGAGAACCCCCTGTCCGCAGGGAAGGCGGGAGATACCGCCCGGGAGACCGGCGCGCCCGCCGACCGGCCGGAGCACAGGCCCGCGGGGGAGGACGGCCCGCCCGCGGGCGGGCCGCCGGCGGAGTCCGAGGAGGGGCCCGCAGAGGAGCCGCGCCCCGAACCGGAGCAGGACGGCGACCCCGCCGCGGACGCCCGCGGACCGGGCCGGTCCGCACCCGGCGGGGGCGGACCCCCGCAGAGCTGA